The Gouania willdenowi chromosome 3, fGouWil2.1, whole genome shotgun sequence genome includes the window taaaatcaagtgcatcaaataaccattgcaacacattgaaagcattgtaaccaccaaaTATTgcgtaaatacacacaaatattgattgaatatttaaaaaaatcataatcgattttgtaaataaaaaatatccatttaaaatcggcacgaaaaaaaaaaaaaaaaaatcgcgatatatcgtgaaatatatttttttcacacccctaggtGAGATACAGTTTTTGATATTTGAAGTTTATTCCATAAAGGTTCACTTATATCTGCTGCATATTCCTATgagttgtttattatttttttctgtttccgtCTTATAAGCAgagtaaagaaataaaaaataattttacagcCCAGAGTATCGATGNNNNNNNNNNNNNNNNNNNNNNNNNNNNNNNNNNNNNNNNNNNNNNNNNNNNNNNNNNNNNNNNNNNNNNNNNNNNNNNNNNNNNNNNNNNNNNNNNNNAGTCAGACCACACATTAAACTGGTTCAGCCCCTCCCCCTTTGCCCTGCTAACAGGAGAAATTCCATTGCAAGGCTTAGTttcaataataattgtaattttaattgtaattgtaaaaatgctggtcaccgtaatcataattgagttgtaattgaacatggataattacagacgtaattgtaattgaaaaatgtaattgaccccaaccccggCACAGCTTATAAGTAAATTAAGTGAAGTCGTAGTTATAATagttttcaaatatttaaaaattcgACACTCATTTTTGCTTAAACTGTGGGAaaactttgagtttttttttttattttttttttttaaatgagcctTTATGTAGCAGGACAGAGGAGTTGAtaacaaatgtttattaaataaagtttgtaacttctttgtttgatttgtttcaaaaaggaataaaataatGGATTAAAAGGAAAACATCAAGGCTGATCATTTTAACAAGttgtaataatttaatttaacttaataagttagttaataataaatagttttacaTTTCCTAAAGAGTCAATTAAGTGAACattcttgaattttttttttttacagaattcaAACCATGTAGAGGTCGTGACCTGTCAGGTGACTTCCTGTCTGCTCATATTTCACTCCTGAGTCACGACGTCCGGTCTGACGCACACACAGCCCACGGCGTAGAGGCGGGACTCCAGGCGGAAGTGATTTTGGTTTCCACCTTCCGGCGCTGTGATACGACGCAGCAGCAGCCCCTGTTGCATTAAGGGTTGTGAGTGCAGGCTTTGGTCCTCGTGCCCGTTTGCATCTAGGCAGCCTTTGAGCAGACAGCGAGCCTCGGACAGCACCGGAGGGAAGCAGTTGTCGTCATGAGAGAAGCTGTGGGCCAGGACAGAACAAGGTCACGACCCGACTGCATGTGATAACCAGCACATCATGTGATCTTTGGCCCTCCCTGGCAATAATTCTTGATAGGGGGGCCAAAGAAAACATTGAAtcaaatatatagaccgtctcaagATTTGGGCCAACCacgtgtgtaacatatacaataaaggAAAcattattagtaacataattgatcattttgactcaaaaaaattgcatcaatgcgtcatttaatgttgtaaatttttTGATAAAATCAGAAGAATCATTGTGatgaagaattgtgcaacagaagaagaaccaacctaaagtctcaaaagtctgggatcatttcactgaaaacttatactacacacttTATagcacttaaagagtaactaaattaaactaaaataaatgcctTAAtcatgggcggggcttctggagcagttaagacacgcccactctacactacaaaatctccaaagaacaatctatgctatgctaactagctactcattattcaatatacagtacctatctattcactcttctctcagtccaaactactcaccacagattgtagagcccataggtgctagtttttataaaaggggcggggttaacagtgcttgtttgtgatgcaagatggtcccaaaatgtcatatgatcttgttctcagcctaAACCACAGCTCtattgtaatagccgggtttcaacccattttacaactaaatatgacaaattgaaatactttgactaaaatgttgagagttggaccaggatcaatcaacagcactactttatACCCAGATACATTTGTATTAAgcagaaaaacagtttttgggtttagttactctttaaaatatttgtatataatgtacattatattgataattgtattttttcgagttaattttggaaaaactgtaatgaaaaccttTGACCACTCACTCGTACGTCCACGGAGAGATGGAGGAATTGTGCAGCGGGCGCATGCTCGGGGCTGGGCTGAAGGCGGTGGGATCAATGTGCAGTGGGAATGTCTGGACGTCCTTTGACACCTGTTTCACCATCTCTTTGGGCATCGCCGTTActtctgacatcatcatcaccaccatcatcactaCCGCAGCACAGATGACCTAAAGACAAGGATGGCTCTGAGGTCACTCAAACTGTTCACACAGAGCCagtcctggcattttgtgtccagaccagcccactacattatcagtgacaccatgtagaagctatTATGTCactgatgctcaacatgtggctctttatgtcttaattttaaatattattcccacagaaaaccttaaaaggggggaactttttaacccctttttacctatttcctttgacactttttcagactttagctacatTTTGCTAATAAATACCCAATTTTTCCTATAATGCGtccattttgtgaatttttcttgaCACTTTAATCCAACTTTTGTCCAGTCTCtaatttttttggtcactttttatccaaataagctacttttgcccaataaatacca containing:
- the LOC114480259 gene encoding interleukin-17F-like, which encodes MMVVMMMSEVTAMPKEMVKQVSKDVQTFPLHIDPTAFSPAPSMRPLHNSSISPWTYDFSHDDNCFPPVLSEARCLLKGCLDANGHEDQSLHSQPLMQQGLLLRRITAPEGGNQNHFRLESRLYAVGCVCVRPDVVTQE